ATCCAGATCAGCGATGAACGCCGCCGAAGATCCGGGCTACAGAGTTCGACAATGACTGGAATTTTCCGCGCGTGCCAACGGGGCGGCGGTCACAAAGCCGCCGCTCAATCGTCAGCAAATCGCCCCGTTACCGCCGCACCGTACCCTCTTAAAGGTCCCATCGTCGCGACTTCGCCGGCCTTTGAGCGGCCGAGCGATCGACCGAGGCGGTCTTGCTGCCGATCAAATCACGCACTTGAAGAGGAATGAATATGATCAATCGTTACACATCTGTCGCAACATTGAGCACTGTGGTCTTCAGTCTGCTTGCTTTCAGCCCGGCATCCGCTGTCGACATGGCCCAGGCGCAACAGCAGCCGCCGGCGCAAGGCCAGACACCGATGCAGGGACAGCCCGGTGGCAACGGTGCGACAGCAGCCGTCAGCGATCAGAAAATCGAGGCCTTCGCCGTTGCCTATCTGCAGGTCGACAAGGTGAGGCAGGAATATTCGGCCAAGATCGGCGCGACGAAGGACGAGACTGCCAAGCAACAACTGCAGGAGGAAGCCAAGAAGCAGATGGTCGATACCGTCCAAGCTTCTCCCGATATCTCCGTCGAGGAATACTCGTCGATCCTGACGGCTGCGCAAAGCGACCCGGCTCTGGCCAAGAAGGTTCTGGAAAAGATAGGCACGCCGCCGCCGGGCCAGGAGCAGCCGCAGCAGGGGCAGCAGCAGCCGCAGCAATAGGCAGTGCTTAAGTCGCCATGAATAGGCTGCGGATGTCTTGCCGTTCGCGCCGGCAGCAGAGCCCGCCATTTGCCGGGCTCTGCTTTCCATCTCGGCAGTCGACGAAGAGATCGGCTAGACCAGGATGCCGAAAACCGCTCACACTTTTCGGCAAAATGCTCTGGTTCAGTATTGCGACCCGCTCTTGTTGTTCAGGTCGTGCCGTTCGGTGCCCGTCAGCGGCGGGTTGAAGATGCTGACGAGAACGAGATCCTGATCCTTGCCGCCGCGCAAATAATGCCGGTCGTGCTTGTCCAGCACATAGATATCACCGGCGCGGATCGGAAAGACGTTGCCGTCCATATCCTCCACTTCGCCCTCGCCCTTGATGCAATAGCAGGCCTCCAGATGATTGCGGTACTGAAGCAGGGCTTCGCTATTGGCGCGAACGACGGTATGGCACACCGTAAAACCCATGCCGTCGTCTTTAGTCAGCAAGCGGTGGCTCGTGCCGTTGCCCCAGTCGACGAAACGCTCGGTGAGCTCCACCTCCTTCAGATTTCTGACGAACATCGCCGATTCTCCTGATAAATTATTGAAGATACAGCGATGATTATTTTCATCGCCCACAACAATTAGCTATTGAAATAGCTGGCATTTTCAATTGATGATTTCTGCGTCATCTGTGAGGAAATTTTACAAATGCAATTGCCGCCGTTGAACGCCCTGCGCGCTTTCGAAGCCACGGCCCGCCTGATGAGCCTTTCGAAAGCGGGCGACGAACTGCACGTTACCCATGCGGCGATCAGCCATCAGATCAAGCATCTGGAGACCTGGCTCGGCCGCAAGCTGTTGCAGAAATCAGGCCGCGGCGTTGCGCTGACCGCAGCCGGCGGCGAATATTACCGCGCCGTGTCAGGATCGCTGGCGGCGATCGCGCATGCGACCGGCAACATGAGGCGCGATCACGACATGCGCACCGTCACCGTCGGCTGCATTCCCTCGATTGCATCGCGCTGGCTCGTCCCGGCCCTGCCCTCCTTCCAGGAGAGTGACCCCGATCTCGACGTCAGGATCGTCTATGCGCGTGCCGAAGAACGCTTCGACGACGAGAGCCTGGACGTGCTGATCACCATGGGCGAGGATCTGAGCGGCGGCAGGGAAAGCCGCCTGCTCTTCTCGCGCCGCAATCAGCCCGTCGCCAGCCGCCATTACCTTGCCAAACGCAACTGGACGATTGACGACGTCTCACTCGCCGGCGCCGATCTGCTGCACGACGAATCCGTCGACGGCTGGAAGGAATGGTTCCGCAAGGCCGGCCAGAAAGCGCCGGAACCGCTTCGAGGCCCGATATTCCAGGATTTCAACATGCTGGCGACGGCCGTGATCGCCGGCCATGGCGTGGCCCTCTGCCCCGTCGAGGTGTTCCGCCGCGAGATCGAGCGCGACGACCTGCTGGTGCTTTCCGACATCGCGACAGCAGAGAACCAGGGCTATTACGTCATATCGAACAGCTGGACGAAAAAGCCGGTGCGCCGCTTTATCGACTGGTTCATGACGGCGTGCGGATCCCCCGCGTGAGATCCCGTGCCCGCAGCTCATCGCAGGGTCGGCGTTGAATCGATGATGGAATTGGGTCGCAGTAATAAAGACGTGGCATAAGCCCATCCGAGCGCGAGTTGGGCAGAGTTGGGGATTGTTAATCAGAAATGCCTAATGTAAATCTTGGCGTGCACAAGTTGTGTGGGAGCTGATTTGCTACGATATCTGGTTATGACAAGCGACTAGGGAGGGCCTCGGACATGCAGAAAATTCGTGCGGCCCGCTCGGCCCTCGGACAAACAGAGGCAAAAACTTCGAGCTCGATCGACCGGCTTTTGTTCTTTGACCGCGATTTCAATCCCGTCGAGAATTTGTTGGGCAATGAGCTGCCTGCTTCTGTCAAACCAGCAGCGTCGTTTTGGGAGCATTTTCCAGAATTGGACAAATCGGCGATTACGCTCGCCCTCCGTTCCTTGGGCGACAGTGCCCAGCCTCTGCGAATATCGGGTGATCTTGGCACGCCAGCGTCGCACGGACTGACGATCTATCGGATCGGAGATCTGTTTGCCGTGGTTCGGTCCGAGGAATCCATCGACGATGAGCGCGCAACCCTTTTGCATCTGGCCACCCACGATCCGCTCACTGGACTGCCGAACCGACGCCAGTTCAGCGAGGACCTCACTGTATTGCTACGGGAGACCGCGGGCTCGAACGAGACCCTGTCCCTGATGCAACTCGATCTTGACGATTTCAAACCTGTTAACGACACGCTTGGGCATCCAGCCGGCGACAAGCTTCTTCAGCTCGCTGCAAGCCGCATCCAAGAGTGCCTTACCAGGGACGACAGAGCCTATCGATTGGCGGGTGACGAATTCACCGTCATATCAAGGGGCCCGGGACATCCCGCCAAAGGCCACCAGTTAGCGGAAGCTTTGGTTGATGCATTCAAAAAGCCCTTCACGATAGATGGCATCGCGCTATTTGTCGGTGCCAGTATCGGCATATCTGCTGCTCCGCCGGACGGTACAACTCCGGAGCAGCTGATGAAGGCGTCCGACGTCGCACTCTACGCCGCGAAGAAGGACGGGCGCGGTCGCGCAAGACCGTTTGATCCGTCAATGCTTGAGTTGCTGGAACAACGCGAACTGCTGCGCCGCAGCCTTCGCATGGCCCTGGTCCAAGAACAATTCTCTGTTGAGTACCAACCCATCGCCGAGGGTGGCAGCATTGTCGGCTTCGAAGCATTGCTCAGATGGAACCACCCTCTACTTGGAAAAATCCCACCAACGGCATTTATTCCGATGGCCGAGGCCGATGGAATGATGCCGGAAATAGGTGCATGGGTTTTGGAGCAGGCATGTCGCGAGGCAATGAAGTGGCCGCAGAACTATATCGTCGCGGTCAATTTGTCCGCGGCTGAATTCTTGACAAGCGGCCTCACTGATCGGGTATCCCAAACGCTAGACTTGATCGGGTTGCCGCCCGACCGTCTAGAGCTTGAGATAACCGAAAGCGTGCTCCTTGAGCGGACCGTCAACAATATCGACACCCTGAATACTCTCAACGTGCTAGGGATACGAATCTCGCTTGATGATTTCGGGACCGAATATTCTTCGCTCAGCTATCTGAAGACATTCCCTTTCGACACGATCAAAATCGACAAATATTTTATCACCGACCTCGAAAGCGATCTGAAAGGCCAGGCAATCGTCCGCTGCGTCGTCAACCTCGCACATGACCTCGACATGCAGGTGACAGCCGAAGGGGTAGAGACGCCAGGTCAGGCGGAATGGTTGCGCAGTGTGGGCTGCGACAGACTTCAAGGCTATTTGATTAGCAGGCCGCTTCCGGTCCAGGCGATTGCCGAGTTCATCAACCGGGCGGAAACATCCGTAAGCCCTGTGCTACCACAGTGAACAACCGATTTTCGCCATGCCTTTAGAGATCGCAGCATCAACCTGACGCCCCAGGTAAAAGAAGGGAGGGTGTATTGGAACAGGAAGCAGCTAGCTTCGATGACCATGCATTTGCGCCGATGGTATCGCTGGAACTGAACGTTGCAATGTTCAAATCCCGATGGCAGTTTTGCGACAAGATTACGGAATATCTCTCAGACATTCTCGGCCAAGGTCATAGCGATCCCGCTCGATATTCCAATTTTCTTTCCGTCGCGACGAACGAGCTCATTGAACTTGCTTTCCGTTCGACGAGCGAGCTGGGAAGGATCAGTTTCAGTCTCTACCGGAATGCGACATTCAATCGGCTGAGAATTACGTTTCCTTGCGAGGAAGCATCTAGAGCAAGCGAACACCAGCCTGTCCCCGGCGCCGGCTCTGGATACGTGGTGATGAAGTCCGACGGGACGGTTTTGCTCAGCGATTTGGCAGCAATATTCCGCGCCACGATCCGAATTGAGAAAGACGGCAGACAAGGGATTCAAATCATTGCGGATTTCCCCTCGACCGAGGACTTCCAATGAGCCTGCTTCCCCTACCCTTCACTGTTCATTTTGATCCGACAAATCAGGAGCTGTTGCTGTCTGGCAAGATACGGCCCGAAAGCGCCGCTGAAATCGCCGACGCCCTCAAGCTGGTGCAGCAAAGTTTGGAAAAATACAGCGGGGTCGTTTATGTCAATGTCAAACGTCTGACGCACATCAACATGACTGCCTTCGCGGCCCTCTCCGATATACTCGCGGCAAGTTGCCGGATCAGACCGGAACGGAAGATCATCATCATTACGTCGAGCGTGGTGGCATGGTCGACCTCTTTGTTCGAGACGCTGGCGGCAGCACAACCAAACCTGTCGGTTCAAGTCTACGATTCGGCATTTTATCCAGGCCAGAGCTTTGTCGAGGATGAGACTTTCATCCCCATTCTGCGCACCCAGACGAAAATGACATGGAGGCACGAACGTGAACTGTTGCCTCGCCACGGCCTGCACAACGGTCTTGTCATCGCCGATATCTGTTGCGGAATTGGTGATTTCGCGGCCTTGATACAGAGGGAATTTAAACCGGCACGCCTTGTCGCGCTGGATCATTCCGTGCGCAGCCTCGAATATGCTCGCAGGGTCGCTGCCGACTTCGATCTCCAGGGAATCGAGTACACCTACGGTGACGCCTCCCAAATGCTGCTGCGAGACAATCAATTTGACTTTGTGACCTGCCGACATTCGCTGCAGATCTTCAACCGTCCCGAGATGCTGCTGCGGGAGCTCTACCGCATCTGCAAGCCTGGCGGCCGTGTCTACATCACGAACGAAAAAAATTCACATTGTCTGGGCGAACCACATGCTGAAACAATAAGATGGACTTACGAGGAAGTCGCCAAACTGTTCAGGTACTTCGACATGGATGTCGAGATGGGGCCGAAAAGCCGCCATCTCCTCGCCGACGCGGGTTTCGATAACATCAAGGTCGATTCCTTTATGGTCACGAACCTGGACGGGGATCCCCAAGACTTCGCAGACATCATCGAAGCTTGGGAAAATGTCTACGCAGGTGAGATGGCCGTTCGAAGGGGCGACTCATTGGATTTCATTCGCAGGTTCCGGCAGGGTTTCAAAGATCATGTCTTTGCTGCTCTTCACCCCAAGGGCTATGCAGGCTGGCCGATCTGGGCAGCTTCCGGCCGAAAGCCGCTATGATGGACAAGAGCTCGTCGAAGAGACCGGCAAGACTAGGCTCATTTCGGGCGAAATTCATCTTGGTCGTCGGTGGAGCTGTCCTCTTTGATCTGTTGGTCAGCGGTGGACTGGCGCTTTGGAACGTTCAGAGGCTATCGCGCGACGCAACCCTGGAAGTCGGACAGGGCCTTGAAGCGGCAAGCCAGGAATATATCCGCACATATGCCGATTCCACCGCAGCCCAGGTGAGTTTGCTCCTGCGGCAAGTTCATAACGACGTCGGCACCTTGGCAGGTGTGCTCCAGGCGCAGATCGATGATCCCGAGCGTAATTCCGACGTCGGCGCGGCAATAGCACGCACATCGCCTGGCAGCGTCAGCCTGTCCTACGATCAGAAGGCGAACTGGTCTCAGAACGCTCCGGGCTCTGCCTCGGTTGTGAGCGTCTGGGGTTACTTGCTCGGACAAGACCATCAGCCAAGGCCCGACGTCCAGAGCGATATCCAGACGAGCGCGGTTCTAGACCTCGTTGCCCCGAGCCTGCTGCAGCGCGGTGCTTCAAAGCTGCAGATGTATTACATCGGATCGAAAGAACGACCAATCTTCAGGACAGCGCCCTATACCGACCAGGCTCAGACCTTCGACCGCCTTTATCCGGGTCATAACGAGGCCAATTTCTGGGACTTCTTTTTTCCTGGACTTTATGAGTCCTGGCAGGGCTGGGCCAAGGATATGAAAACGCGGCCGGTTGCGGACGATATAACCCAGACAGCTCCCTATACCGATGCCATTACCGGAAAATTGATCGTCAGTTTCTTTCATCCATTGTGGACAGCCGACAGGAAGGATGTCGCCGGGACGGCTGGCGCGGACATTACACTCGACCAGCTCGCGCAGACTGTTGAAAACGTGAAAGTGGCCCAGTCGGGCTTTGGATTCCTCGCAATGTCCGACGGAAACGTCGTGGCGATCAACAGCACAGGCGAAAAAACGCTCGGTTTGCGTTCTGCGAGCGATGCGAGCGGGACCGGAGTGACCGGACTGGAGCGCTCCTTGAAGGGAAGCTCCCAGCCTGCGATAGCAAAACTGGCCCTTGACCGTGAACAGGGCATCCAACGTTTGTTATTGCAGCAGGAAGGCAACCAGGTCCCGTACATCTTTATCGTGAAGAAACTCCCCGCGACCAATCTCTGGCTCAGCGGCCCGGTTCGGCAAGAGGCGATGTCTCTTGGAGTGGTTGTGCCTGAACGGGAAATCGAGGCCTCCCTCTATGCGGCCCAGGCCAAGATTTCAGAAGCTACCAATCGGATCGTGCTCTACCAAATTCTGGCGATCTTAATGTCGCTGCTTATTGTGACGATCGCGGTATTTGCGGCTTCGAAACGAATAACGGGCGGAATCAGTGCACTTGCAGATGCCGCCAAACGGATACAAGCGAAGGATTATTCGGTCAGGGTGGCCATATCAAGCAAAGATGAGGTCGGCGAGGCTGGGGAAGCATTCAACCGGATGGCTGAGCAGATCAGCTATCACACCGAAAATCTCGAGCAGCTCGTCGAAGAGCGAACCGCTCAAATCGAAGATGCAAAGGAAGAGATTTCGACGCTTAATGCACAGCTCCAGCGAGAAAATCGACGTCTCGGCACAGAGTTGGCCGTCGCCGAGAGGATCCAGCTCATGGTTCTTCCGCTGCACCAGGAACTTGAGGAATTTCAGGCCCTTGAGATCGCAGCCTATATGAGGCCTGCAGAGGAAGTCGGCGGCGATTATTACGACGTATTGAAGAGCGGAAATCGGTTGAAGATTGGCATCGGCGACGTCACCGGACACGGGCTCGAAAGCGGCGTGCTGATGTTGATGGTTCAGTCCGTCGCCCGCGCCCTGCAGGAAGCAGGAAACACCGATGCCGTCAAATTTCTCACAGACCTGAACAGCGCCCTGTTTAAAAATATCGTGAGAACTAAAATCGACAAGCATCTCACTCTGGCGTTTCTTGACTACGACGGAAAAGAGATGATCCTGTCGGGACAACACGAGGAAGTTGTCGTCGTGCGGGCAAACGGCGAGGTCGAGCGCATAGACACCATGGATCTGGGCATACCGATCGGGCTGGAAGCCGATATTTCTGCGTTCATCAAAACCCGTGAAATAGCGTTCGAGACGGGGGACCTCATACTCCTGCATACGGACGGCATAACAGAAGCCGAAAATGACGCTGGAGAACTCTTTGGCATCGAACGTCTGTGCCGCGAAGCACTGCGCTTGAAGGATCAGAGCGCTGAGAAAGTCGTTGCCGGAATTATAGCGACATTAATGCTCTTCATCGGATCGCAGAAGATCTACGACGACATCACGCTTCTCGCAGTGCGACATAGGTGAGACATGACGCCCACGGTATATGGTATCGACTCTCTGGCAGGCATAAGCTTGGATTCGTGCACTCGCCTCACGTTAAGCGATGGACCGCTTCAGCTTGGATGGAAGCACTCCGGAATGACCTCAGACTTTATAGCGGAAGTCATGGCTCTGCCCTATTCACGGTCACGGAAAGACTATGTACAGGCCCATCATGACATCGGATATCTCAGCAATGAGCTGATCGAAAATGCCGTTAAGTTTCGACAGCCTGGGGAGATCCTCATTGAAGCCGGCATATTCGACGGTACTTTTTTAATCAGGGTGAAGAACACGGTCGATGGCGTGACATCCTCTCGCTTTCAGCAACTGCTGCATCGCCTTCAATCGAGGGACCCCGGGGAACTTCTTCTTGAGCAAATCGAAACCAATGCCATATCGGCAGAAAGCGGTTCGGGCTTGGGGTTGCTGACCCTTCTGAGCGATTACGATGCAAAAATGGCATGGGCATTCGAAGAGAATAATGACCAGCGTGTCATACTGACGACGACTGCAGCCGTGGCGATGCCGCCCTCCTCCAATCTGTGAGCGAAGAATGGAAATCAGCGACGAAAACTTCCGCGTATGGGCTGAGAAAAACGAGGTCTATTTCGATGGCGTATTCAGGCTGGCGGGACCGGACGCCTATGCGCCGATTTACTCATTGGTATTCGGCCTGCTCCATGAGGGGCACAAACAGGTGACGTTCAACCTGACGGGTCTCGAATTCCTCAATTCCTCTGGCATAAATCTCTTGGCTAAGCTGACTATTGAAGCCAGAAAAATGGGCGACCTCCTGCTCGTTGTCAAAGGCACCAATCAATATCCTTGGCAAGCGAAGTCCCTCCCGAATCTGAAGAAGCTACACCCGCTTCTCGATTTGCGCTTGGCGTGATCCTCTTTCGGGGGGAAAAGCCAATTCACACCTCGACGCGCCATCATAAATCGAAGCCACGGCAACAGCCGCCGAATTTGAGCAGCATCCCTCGGCTTCTTCGCCATCCCCCGCAGCGCCGGCCCGTCGTGATGGCGATCCGCATCGACCACGCTCGGCAGCCCTCAGACGCTGCTGAGGAGGAGACTGGTCTCGCTGTTTGCGACACCGTCGATCATGCGCACCTCGCGTAGAACCCGGTCGAAGTCGGCAAGGCTTGCGGCCCGGATATCGGCGACAAGGTCCCAGTTGCCGTTGGTCGTGTGCAGCGCTGAAATTTCCGTCAGGCCACGGAGCTTTCGTATGACCTGAGTCGTCGATTTGCCGACAACCTCGACCATCATCACGGCACGCACGGCGTTGACGTCGTAGTCCTCCCGCACCCGGACGGTGAAGCCGAGCAGCGTACCCGTCTCCATCAGGCGATCCAGGCGGTTCTGAACTGTGCCGCGTGCGACACCGAGTGCATCGGAAAGCTTGCTCAAGGAAGCGCGCCCATCGGCGCGGAGGTGAGCGATAATCCGGCGATCCAGATCGTCGGGTGCGTATTTCGCGATGGTCATATTGCCTCCCTGGTAAATTCGCGTAAATGAACTGAACGAATTGCACAATTTACTGCCGGAATTAGCACAGATTTGAGCTTTCGGCCAACATGTGGGACGGTTAGTCTTTCTCCTCGAGCATATGCAGGAGGAACTCAGCATGTCGTCGCCCCTTCCATCGGAAAAAGCTCTCGTACCCTTCGTCAGCGTCGAGAACATGATGCGTCTTGTCCACCACATCGGCATCGAAACCGTATTGACCGAACTTACCGACGTCATCGAGGCAGATTTCCGCCGCTGGGGATCGTTCGACAAAACCCCGCGCGTCGCCTCTCACTCCGGCGAAGGTGTGATCGAGCTGATGCCGACCTCGGACGGCGAAATCTACAGCTTCAAATATGTGAATGGCCATCCGAAGAACATGGCGCAAGGCCTGCAGACCGTGACCGCTTTCGGCCTCCTGGCGGAAGTTTCGACCGGCTATCCGGTGCTGCTCACCGAAATGACCTTGCTGACGGCGCTGAGAACCGCCGCAACTTCAGCCATGGCCGCGCGGCACCTCGCACCCAGGGGTGCCCGCACCATGGCCATGATCGGCAATGGCGCCCAGGCGGAATTCCAGGCGCTTGCCATGAAAGCCGTCTGCGGCATCGATCACATCCGGCTCTACGACATCGATCCGCTGGCAACGGAAAAGATGGTCCGAAACCTTGCAGGCACGGGGCTGACGGTGACCGCCTGCAACTCGTCCCAATCGGCTATCGAAAATGCCGATATCATTACGACCTGCACCGCCGACAAGCAGTACGCGACGATCCTGACCGACAACATGGTTGGCTCCGGCGTCCACATCAATGCCATCGGCGGCGACTGCCCGGGCAAGACCGAGCTGCACCGCGACATCCTGTTGCGCGCCGACACCTTTGTCGAATATCCGCCACAGACCCGCATCGAGGGCGAGATCCAGCAGATGGATGCCGACTATCCCGTCACCGAACTCTGGCAGGTTGTAACGGGACAGGCGACCGGTCGCCGCGATGCCAGTCAAATCACCCTGTTCGACAGCGTCGGTTTCGCGATCGAGGATTTTTCCGCTCTTCGTTATGTCCGTGACAGGCTCAGGGAGACCGGGCTTTACCAGGACCTCGATATCATCGCCGATCCGGACGATCCGCGCGACCTGTTCGGCATGTTGCAGCGAGCAAGGCAGGCATAGGAGCACGGATGATGCCAAGACACGTCACATATTCCGTCCAGGCGCCCTCTGCAGTCGTCATGGTCCGGCCGCACCACTTCACCGTGAATACCGAAACCGCCATCGACAACCTGTTCCAGACCAGCCCGGATACGACGGAAGACCTTTCACTGGCGGCCTATGACGAAATCACCCGGGCGGCCGATGTGCTCAGAAGCCATGGCGTGAACGTGCATCTTTTCGACGACACGGGTACCGAGACACCGGATTCGGTCTTTCCCAACAACTGGTTTTCCACCCATGCCGGCGGTCACGTGGCGATCTATCCGATGAAGGCCGTCAGTCGCCGGCGCGAGCGGCGCAGCGACGTCATCGAAATGCTGAAGAGCCAGTATCGGGTGCAGGAGGTGATCGACTATTCCGGCCTCGAGCCGGACGGACTGTTTCTCGAGGGCACCGGCGCCATGGTTCTCGATCACATCGATCGGGTGGCCTATGCCGTCCGCTCCGACCGCACCGATCCGATCGCGCTGGAACGCTTCTCGACCCACTTCAACTTCGAGCCGATGGTATTCGACGCGCGGGATGGAAACGGCGTCGCCGTTTATCACACCAATGTCCTGATGTGCATCGCCACCGACTTCGCCATGATCGGATTGGAGATGATGACCGATGCAGCAAGACGGCGGGAGGTCGTTCTAAGACTGGAGCGCTCCGGCCGCGGCGTCATCGCACTCACCAACGATCAGATCGCCTCCTTCGCCGGCAACGCTCTCGAACTCCAGGGAAAGGCGGGGCGTATCCTTGCGCTCTCGACGACGGCGTTTGCGTCCCTAAGCCGGGATCAACGCGACACGATCGAAGAAAGCGCCGAACTGGTCGCGCTTGATATCCCGACGATCGAACGCGCCGGTGGATCGGTCCGCTGCACGCTCGCAGGCGTCCATCTGACGCGACGATGATTGCGTGACGACTCTAATCGAGGAAGCCGTTTCTCGGGCCGACCGGAAAAGCTGAGCAGCAATGAGCTCAAACCGATGGCCGCTTCGGGCGAAGAAGGAATCGTTAATCATTTCAGGTCTTCTAAGACCATTGCCGGGGCCGGCATCGGACCTCGGTCCGATGTGCAATGGGCGATCACCGTCTAACCTCTCGTATCTACTCAAGCCGTGTATCTGCACGGCGCTTGATCCGACTCGGAGGAAAACAATGCGGATAGCAACCTTAGCGTCCCTAGCCGCGCTCTCGCTGGCTCTTGCAGCGAGCCCGGCAACGATTGCAGGAATTGATATGGCCGCACTGGCAAAGAGCGGTGGAAACGGTGGCGGCAACGGCGGGGGCAATGGCGGCGGTCACGGCGGCGGCAGTGGAAACAGTGGCAACCACGGCAGCAGCAGCCAGGGTGGCAGTTCAACCCACGGCAACTCCAAATCTCAAGGCGTGAAAGGCAAATCCACAGAGGCGGCAAGCAAATCGAAGTCCGCGAAGGCAGACGAGACTAAAATCGGCACGAAAGAAAAAAACCTGTCGGCGCAGCTTGCGGGTCTGAACTCCTTGAAGCGTAACTATAAGGCACTGATGCATACGTCGGATCCACGCATGACTGCCATCGCGGCCTATGCCGTGGCTTATGCCCAGTATGAACTCGACAACGGAATCGAGCCTGCAGTCGATGACCCTCTGTTGGGGGATCAGGCGCTGGAGGACGCATTGGCTTCAACGACGAAAACCGGTGAAGTCAGCCCGGCGGTTTTGGACGAAGCCAAAACCATCTTGGGGGTTGGCGATGCAACCGGAAAGATCGATCAAATCCGCACCTCTCTGGAGAACGCCGCACCGGCGACATCAGACGAATAGCCGAGAATTCAGTTGCGAGCGGTGTGGAGCTGACAAGTATGGCTCCGCACTAAACTACGAAGAGCATTTCCGTTTTGTTTGAGTACGGAGATGC
This Rhizobium brockwellii DNA region includes the following protein-coding sequences:
- a CDS encoding DUF4168 domain-containing protein; the encoded protein is MNMINRYTSVATLSTVVFSLLAFSPASAVDMAQAQQQPPAQGQTPMQGQPGGNGATAAVSDQKIEAFAVAYLQVDKVRQEYSAKIGATKDETAKQQLQEEAKKQMVDTVQASPDISVEEYSSILTAAQSDPALAKKVLEKIGTPPPGQEQPQQGQQQPQQ
- a CDS encoding ectoine synthase yields the protein MFVRNLKEVELTERFVDWGNGTSHRLLTKDDGMGFTVCHTVVRANSEALLQYRNHLEACYCIKGEGEVEDMDGNVFPIRAGDIYVLDKHDRHYLRGGKDQDLVLVSIFNPPLTGTERHDLNNKSGSQY
- a CDS encoding LysR substrate-binding domain-containing protein: MQLPPLNALRAFEATARLMSLSKAGDELHVTHAAISHQIKHLETWLGRKLLQKSGRGVALTAAGGEYYRAVSGSLAAIAHATGNMRRDHDMRTVTVGCIPSIASRWLVPALPSFQESDPDLDVRIVYARAEERFDDESLDVLITMGEDLSGGRESRLLFSRRNQPVASRHYLAKRNWTIDDVSLAGADLLHDESVDGWKEWFRKAGQKAPEPLRGPIFQDFNMLATAVIAGHGVALCPVEVFRREIERDDLLVLSDIATAENQGYYVISNSWTKKPVRRFIDWFMTACGSPA
- a CDS encoding putative bifunctional diguanylate cyclase/phosphodiesterase, which translates into the protein MQKIRAARSALGQTEAKTSSSIDRLLFFDRDFNPVENLLGNELPASVKPAASFWEHFPELDKSAITLALRSLGDSAQPLRISGDLGTPASHGLTIYRIGDLFAVVRSEESIDDERATLLHLATHDPLTGLPNRRQFSEDLTVLLRETAGSNETLSLMQLDLDDFKPVNDTLGHPAGDKLLQLAASRIQECLTRDDRAYRLAGDEFTVISRGPGHPAKGHQLAEALVDAFKKPFTIDGIALFVGASIGISAAPPDGTTPEQLMKASDVALYAAKKDGRGRARPFDPSMLELLEQRELLRRSLRMALVQEQFSVEYQPIAEGGSIVGFEALLRWNHPLLGKIPPTAFIPMAEADGMMPEIGAWVLEQACREAMKWPQNYIVAVNLSAAEFLTSGLTDRVSQTLDLIGLPPDRLELEITESVLLERTVNNIDTLNTLNVLGIRISLDDFGTEYSSLSYLKTFPFDTIKIDKYFITDLESDLKGQAIVRCVVNLAHDLDMQVTAEGVETPGQAEWLRSVGCDRLQGYLISRPLPVQAIAEFINRAETSVSPVLPQ
- a CDS encoding class I SAM-dependent methyltransferase → MSLLPLPFTVHFDPTNQELLLSGKIRPESAAEIADALKLVQQSLEKYSGVVYVNVKRLTHINMTAFAALSDILAASCRIRPERKIIIITSSVVAWSTSLFETLAAAQPNLSVQVYDSAFYPGQSFVEDETFIPILRTQTKMTWRHERELLPRHGLHNGLVIADICCGIGDFAALIQREFKPARLVALDHSVRSLEYARRVAADFDLQGIEYTYGDASQMLLRDNQFDFVTCRHSLQIFNRPEMLLRELYRICKPGGRVYITNEKNSHCLGEPHAETIRWTYEEVAKLFRYFDMDVEMGPKSRHLLADAGFDNIKVDSFMVTNLDGDPQDFADIIEAWENVYAGEMAVRRGDSLDFIRRFRQGFKDHVFAALHPKGYAGWPIWAASGRKPL
- a CDS encoding SpoIIE family protein phosphatase — translated: MMDKSSSKRPARLGSFRAKFILVVGGAVLFDLLVSGGLALWNVQRLSRDATLEVGQGLEAASQEYIRTYADSTAAQVSLLLRQVHNDVGTLAGVLQAQIDDPERNSDVGAAIARTSPGSVSLSYDQKANWSQNAPGSASVVSVWGYLLGQDHQPRPDVQSDIQTSAVLDLVAPSLLQRGASKLQMYYIGSKERPIFRTAPYTDQAQTFDRLYPGHNEANFWDFFFPGLYESWQGWAKDMKTRPVADDITQTAPYTDAITGKLIVSFFHPLWTADRKDVAGTAGADITLDQLAQTVENVKVAQSGFGFLAMSDGNVVAINSTGEKTLGLRSASDASGTGVTGLERSLKGSSQPAIAKLALDREQGIQRLLLQQEGNQVPYIFIVKKLPATNLWLSGPVRQEAMSLGVVVPEREIEASLYAAQAKISEATNRIVLYQILAILMSLLIVTIAVFAASKRITGGISALADAAKRIQAKDYSVRVAISSKDEVGEAGEAFNRMAEQISYHTENLEQLVEERTAQIEDAKEEISTLNAQLQRENRRLGTELAVAERIQLMVLPLHQELEEFQALEIAAYMRPAEEVGGDYYDVLKSGNRLKIGIGDVTGHGLESGVLMLMVQSVARALQEAGNTDAVKFLTDLNSALFKNIVRTKIDKHLTLAFLDYDGKEMILSGQHEEVVVVRANGEVERIDTMDLGIPIGLEADISAFIKTREIAFETGDLILLHTDGITEAENDAGELFGIERLCREALRLKDQSAEKVVAGIIATLMLFIGSQKIYDDITLLAVRHR
- a CDS encoding slr1658 superfamily regulator translates to MTPTVYGIDSLAGISLDSCTRLTLSDGPLQLGWKHSGMTSDFIAEVMALPYSRSRKDYVQAHHDIGYLSNELIENAVKFRQPGEILIEAGIFDGTFLIRVKNTVDGVTSSRFQQLLHRLQSRDPGELLLEQIETNAISAESGSGLGLLTLLSDYDAKMAWAFEENNDQRVILTTTAAVAMPPSSNL
- a CDS encoding slr1659 superfamily regulator, producing MEISDENFRVWAEKNEVYFDGVFRLAGPDAYAPIYSLVFGLLHEGHKQVTFNLTGLEFLNSSGINLLAKLTIEARKMGDLLLVVKGTNQYPWQAKSLPNLKKLHPLLDLRLA